Below is a window of Plasmodium sp. gorilla clade G2 genome assembly, chromosome: 14 DNA.
tatgaaaaatatttcacGTATGTTTTAAGAATTTATTACAATTTTATGTTAATgagatattatttatttaaaatatgtttgtatatttataaaattataaaaaagaaaaaaaaaaaaaaaaaaaaaaacttataggagtaattataatacatatgaggacatatattattggaatatattataaaatatattgtatatgatacttttttgtttgttattttgttaaaatttcttttataaatgaaaataaatagtaaaaagaaaatatatatatatatatatatatatatatatatatatttctttatatatatattatatgtgcaTGTGTATTTTAGTATAATTATATGcacatacatattttattatatataaatgttatacatattatatatatatgtataggtattaaaaaaaaaaaaaaaaaaaaaccttaCTTTTAGTAAAtggattattatatatatatataataccattattaaattattataacataaaaatacacatttatcaaatattttgaattataGTTTAACCAGACAAATTAAgtattcaaaataataagatatgtgtatatatatataaatggtaagaaaatatatacattatatatataatattatatatatatataaagtacaTATAATTCAGTTTAAGGCACCACTTGTTATTAGAAGTAAGAAATAAtaccatataaataaaagaggataccatatataaaataataaacatataaataaataatatataaaaataataataataataattatatatatataaatatatgttatgcAATTTATAGTAATTCATtcgttattatattattactacaatatatatatattatatgttcatattattattatatatatttcttttaatactaaatttatattcaatTTCATATtacaattaataatatactttaaaaagaatttaaaaaattttattatatatattattcgtAGTGtgtaatttaatttaaaaaaaaaaaaaaaaaaaacagaaaaaaaacagatgaaccctaattatatatatatatatttatttttcttttgaaaTTTTCAAATGTGATTatttagaaatataaaagaaagaatatatatttatatatacatttatatgtttatttatttatacatcttattttttgtctttataatattatatatattatttcattttttttttttttataatttcttatatatgataatatttacttatatcttatttttcttttcccaagaaaaaaaaaaaaaaaaaaaaaaaaaaatgttactCATATTTGTATTCAGTTGATTCTaaactttttttaatatttcaatgttacgtaataaataatagtatatataattataatgtttataataatataatttttattatctatttGTATGATTTTTAagttatcattttttttttatagattttgtcatttgattttttatatttaaaatttatattatttacaccacattttatataatgtgtATACCATTTTGATGtctttatatatgaatatatgtatgtatttatgtgtgtattaatttatttattgatttaattatttattcgtCTATTTATTAATCCATTTATTTgtccatatatttattactaatttttttttttttttttttttttttttttttttcttataaccAATTAACAAagtaagaataaaatatgaacgagtataatagtataaataataaatccaACTGTCATAATATTTCTGTATCTAAGGGCACAAGtcgaatttttaaaaaaatcaaaacaaataataattataattgcttacctataaaaaaagaaatacataACCAACCTGATGGTAATAATACAAGGAATATATCtgataaaattatttcaGAAAATGAAACGAAAATgctaataaataataaaaataataatagtaaaaataataataataaaaataataataaaaataataataataataattatgcaTTAGATATATTGAAAGCTATTGaggaatatgaaaaaaatgagatTGCAAATTCTCAAGtacataatgaaaatatagaaaatataaaattagaaaGAAATGAAATAGATTACGAAAAGAAATGTTATTCAAATGATAAGGAGAGAAgcgaagaaaataaaaaaataaataattatgataaaaatatacaaggTATTAAAATAGAAGAAGATACAATTGAatataagaaattaaaaaaatatgatgttGAAAAGAATAAAGTAAAAAGATTAGAATTAGTAATAGACATTGaagaatataatgataatacattagacaatgaaaattttttacaaaaagattatacaaaaaatatatcatctgatgaaaagaaatattattataataattatatttttaatgatgatttatataatagtaaATTAAACTGTCTAACAAAAACATTAGATTTTTTGGCAAAAGAAGAACATATAAATCTTAATCGAAATTTAGATGAGAAGCATGATAATGAAAGTGTTTGTGTTATTGAAAAAAGAACTATAAAAAATTCTTCATCATgtgatgaaaaagaaattagtgaaaaaattaatttaaaagataactatgttttttttaataatacagagaaaaacaaaaataagttgaaagataaaaaaaatacaagcaaaagaaaaaaaatgaatctCTCTAAAACAAATGACAATGATCAAAcggaaatatataaaaaaattaaaaaaattaacaataagaatgataattataatcatatGAATGATCTCGAAAAGTTTAGTGTTAAAAGTAACGTGAATTCTACAACaagacaaaataataataatatcaaaaaaattaaaaataatcataataataataataagtcaATTAATAAAACTAGTAATTACTATAATAGTAGGTCTAGTAGTAAATCCGAttttaatatgaatagtAACACCACAAGTACACAAAATAGTTACAGtagtatttataataatgataataataatgatagttGTAATAGTAGTAATATTAATCATAACAATGATTGTAATGataatcataaaaatgattttaatgataataataataataataataatatttgtaataataattgtaatgATAATTCTAATAATAGTAAAGCTCCTTCTAGTAATTATAACAAAATTATGAATTGtaaaaattatgtaaattcaaataatgatagtacaaaaatacatataggtataaaagaagaaaagaaatatattatgaaacaAGAAGAACATTtagaaaattttattaaaaataatagaatatataatgattcaGGTTGTTATGTTATAAGTGATGACTGTGTAATTccaaattataaatatgaagaagatgatgtCTATGTTGaaattatagaaaataataatatcactGATGGACATAATAATCTACAAGATAGCTttgaaaaaatcaaaaaattttGCACTTCTTCAAATGTTATTACTACAacgaataaaaataaaaaaaataataataatgataataataaaaaaaatgataataaaaagaatatcaGTTTGTGTGATGAAAAAAAGGATGACagtgaaaataataataggaAGACTCCAAAAAATAGGAATGATGATCTTAAGAAGAGTCagaatataaatgataacaaGGTTGAGGAGGAATCTAAAAAGAGTAcaaaatcaaaaaataataaaaataataaaaataataaaaataataaaagtaataaaagTAGTGATGATGGTTATATGAAGGATGAAGATCAAATTAATAGCATTGAAGAAACAAACCACAACaccaataataataataataataatgattgtGATACAATGTGTGATGCTAATATTAATGAGAAATGTAATAGAAATAATACTTATAAAGAAAACAGTTATATTAATGTAGATGGTTATAATGGTAATAAGAAGAATGATACTAATAatgacaaaaataataataacaatatgaataatgataAACCTCAGGATGAATGCACAAACAAGaaaaatgttaataatagtagtaataataagaattataataatgataataaaaataataataataataataataatagtaataataatcataataataatcataataataataacaacaataacaataataataacaataataataacaataatcataataatcataataataatatttcatataaatgTGACGAAAATGTGTTCCAAGAATTTAACGATtttatgagaaaaaaaatgtggaTGGAAAAATACTTACACAATCAAATAAACTGTTATGATGTTTTATTAGAAATAAGGAAAAGGGTACCTACATGGGGTGATTataaatgtaattttttttttcattggaAGAAAATTATggaattaaataatgatgaattaaaaatttatgtattaatatttagATCCTTatgtaatgaaaatataaaaaaaattgatttttatattttaaaaattatcttAAACGAATTAGATGAATTAAGAAAAGTAAATGAACCACATTATGTGTCTTTTGAGTTTACAAAAGATTGTATAAATAATGGAGAAACAACATATGTTGATTCTTCTgatgtatattttaatatgaatCAATTTATACAACCATggtatatgaaaaattttaataaatctatggatataaataaattattgaaTTCATTAGATATCTTAGAAAACCAAAggaaaaaaacatatattgtTCATGGCATGGAGATACCTGAACAcctttttaatatgtataataatactaacaaaaataaagctaaaaaaacacaaacacatcgtaaaaaaaatgaacatgGACATCTACATGATCAACTAACTACACATTCTGATGTACGTGTAAATAATCAGGTAAAAAATAACCTTCAGAAGAAATcgcaaaattatatacatacagATGGAAATAAACAGGGAAAAAACTGtagatatttaaaaaaaacaaatatattatcaaataaagaacttaataataatatgacaCCCAATTCGGATAATGGAAAGgcaaaaaatatgaataaaaataaaaatatcaatGAATCTGTAAAAAAGGCATCAACCAAATCTTGCAACAAAAatattagtaataataataataataataataaaactgataataaatatgaaaaaacatCGAAAGATTGTGAAGCCAAACAAGTGaataaaacattaaaaaaaaatgctaACTCTACCAACACTAATAAGGGCAAAAAAAGAACAGGATTTTATGATTTAGAAATTGATGGAGTTATTGCATCATTTGAAGCTAGAAAAGGTGTTTATTATGATAAGTCCAGAAAACTATGGAGAGCTAACTGGAAGGAAAATGGAAAAATACAAACAAAAGGTTTTTCAGTTAAcggtaaaaatataatgaaatatatatatgtaataataatataatatatgttcatatttttttttcatctcacatataataatttttattcttatttattatatattatatatatttataatgttattataatattgatatatataaaaattaaattaacaCCATTTAATCATTTAagcatattaaatatttcatacattcattgtaatattatattatattataattttttttttttttttttttttttttttagaatataAATCGGTTCAACTAGCTAGACAAAAGGCTATTGAATGGAGAGAGAAAAAAGAAGCTGaattattgttataaaatgttttgcatataatttttcattaatgcatataacattttaaatatttctaacatattattatatatatatatatatatatatatatatatatatatgttaattttaattttacatatttattttatatacctttaaaataaatgatttcaccgaaattttatatattatatttttatgtgtttatacatttatacgtttatagttatatatatatatatacatatatattataagttGGAAGAAATATGAAAGATTGATGAAAATCTTTCTTTTCTAATTAATAGTAtcgttttgttttttaaaactTATTTTTATGTCTTTAGACATTaataagaattataatattttaatatgttgataaaaaaaagaaaaaattataataaaaatctaaatagatattaataaaataattcaaatctttttttttcattatttggataatttaaatggtattatatatatatatatatgtaaacgattatatgtataaatatatccacatatatatatatatatatatatttatatattaattgaattatttattttgctTCATTTGTGTATGGAGATGgatatgatgatataaaagatgatATATCAACAGCAAGAGAAAAAATATCGGATGCTGAAgaattattttcaatatattgaataaatgacatatttgataatttggatttttcttttaaataaaaatataaaacaacaGATTCATTAAAAAATTCTGCCACgttttttatatcatgtGTTAATAATCCCAAGGTTGTTAAATAATTAGATCCAATATTGAATGATTTTTGATTAGACGatttatcttttaatatatcaaagtatatatttaatttattacataaaagataaaattcTTGTACATTAAAAGTACAATTTGATggatttaaattaaaaaagttaTTATTTTGAGAATATTGtaaatagaaatatttcctattaatatatttatataatgtgtaTGTATTTTCTTTAGTTTGTTTTACATATTCTTTgaattcttcatttttcattaatttaaaagaagtaaagaaggaaaaaaatatattatttaaatatgcaTTACCAAAGgtatgttttaattttttctcatAATCATATTCAATTATATGACCATCTGTATTTACACatttatatccttttttataaaaaataacaaaactATTATGTGCTCTGAAATTCtcattaaaatatgtaaaaacaATATCTGAATGAGTAAAAGGAGAATTGATAAAATTTTGTGAAATTAAACTAGCTTTGTTATTCATattggtaataataataggtttgttatgaattttattatttttattttttattcctttAATGAATTTATCATAATCAATGTTATAAGGATTATTAGATTcgtcaatatatataatgtctGGATTAAAATCATTAGAAATTTTTTGcatttcattataatttggttcatttatattttgtatattaataacattatatatattttgcatTATATCActacttatattattttctatattttgttCTAAGCAAAAATTTATGCGTAATATTTTACATTCcttctttaaaaaatgtcCATACaatttattgaaaaaataatcatcaatagatttgttattattattattattaagtgAAGTGGTACTAACAAGGCAACCCCAATATTTCTTTTCCAAATTGAATGAATTTAAGGCTATATATTCTAGCATTtctatattcttattattcaCAAATATATTTGGATTTAAATCTATACTTAAATATTCCTTCATATATCTAGGCATTATATTATGTACAACAGATAAGTTTATatcattcttatttttataactctttaatatattataggtCTCATCATCTATATCTTTTAATCGGCTATGATTTCTTAGAGAATAATAACTGATGTATCTATGATTTTTCTTTCTTACATTTTTAGCAAGCACTTTCagcattattatatgttcaaacaaaaaattatttcaaaaaaataaattaacaatatatatatatatatatatatatatatatatatatatatatggattcAAAAGGATGAATGAatgaataaacatataaactCGGAgggtatattattatatacacaaaACAATtctatacattatatatataagaagaaGAATCAAAATTTTACcttctacaaaaaaaaaaaaaaaaaaaaaaaaaaaaaaaagaaaaagaaaaagaaaaagaaaaagaaaaatatatatatatattaatcattCTACCATATCAACATAATAtccatatgaatattttatttttttttttttaattaaatttttacgTACACCTAAACTCATTGCCAAATAACATTCAACACACTTAATAGGCAATATCATCtacaaattatatttattattaatatttttttcttcttttgaaatatatatatatattaagataaataaaaacatatatataatatattattatatttatatatatatatatattcataaaatattaaaaaatgtgaTTGTTGTCATTCTTTGAATTAATCCCTAATGTGAAGAAAAAGGTTTCAGAaccttcatatttttttgttcatgtTATTcgttaaatatttatgtattatatatatatttgaaaaaatatacataaatatatatatttatttatttatttatatttatttgtaaaaacTTTTCAACTGTGCCTttcctttatttattttttttttttaaatgttcaAGAATTTGTTAATTCAATCAATAGAATGTAGagagaaaaattatttagcATCATGcgcaaaaaaagaaaagtttccattttttaaaagtagAATTTacaataatgaaaatatattagtacataataataagtataatttatgtataaatagtaaatatggaaaatacaaaagaacgaatatatatttgatgaaTTATAAAGGATTTATAAGTGTTGTAGATAAATATGtggattataaaaaagagtCACCTtctgaagaagaaaaagattgTAAGGagggaaaaataaatataaagaataatatgaactCTATAGAGAAAATATTAGATGAAACAAATtctatgatatatataaatgatatttgTTTAAAAATGGATCAAAATTTATTGAAGTGTCAAAATTATGAGGATGTCCTTTCTATTCTTATTACACATAGAGGTGCcttatttttacaaaatttgATTACTGCAATTCGTATGTTGAGTGGATTTGTAATTGAACAAAAGAAGGAGAATTTAGAAAAGGATAAATTGAATATCGTAATTGATtatagtaaaaaatatactaagGAAGAGAATgagatagaaaaaaatataacatatgacATTTCTGATTATAAGGATAACCATATGgttgacaataataataatgaagatatatcatataataataataaagatatatcatataataataatcatgatatgtcattaaataataataatgatacatcattaaataataatcatgatacatcattaaataataatcatgatatatcattaaataattatcatgaTATACCTTACAACTACACAGGTATTGAAAAGATAGAAAATAATCTAAttgaaagatataaaaacatatttgatatattaaataataaagtttTAGTAGAAAGTGAAATGGATACACAAGGAAAGAAAAGGAAACTTGAAGATATTATTGTACTAGATGAACGATTTCATCTTCTCATTgatgatatttataaaaatcgGAAACATTTTGATGTTTTATCTATTTGTCATATTTTGATATCTTTAAAAGAGttaaattataaacatttccttttatttaattcttttgtTAACCCcttaaaaaattttgatatatatattaaagaacaattttcaaataatcaaaatttttcttttatctgTTCAACCATACAATTATTGCTTGAAtgttttaatacatatatatgggcagggtattataatttaaatatatataacaaattaatGAACTCAATTttgttaaataaatttatatatataaataaaaatacaatatatacacaACATTATGACCAGCTAAAAAATTACACATATATGAactatgaatataatataaattatccaATGGCAATAAAAGACGTGttacatttttttgatataaatgaagacttttattatattggacatgtaaaaaaaaataatgataatgaatatgattctataaatgaattatataccTGTGATAAAAATCAaagtgaagaaaataaaaataatatgaataatataatatatcagaaTAATTATGAGAAAGCAATAGgtttgaataaatataatattgataatgatataaataatgatataaataatggtgatataataaataaaaaagagaatGCTTTAAATATGGATTATATAAAAGGATCGAAATCAATATTTTACAGCTTGTGCCCTATATTTTTAAGTCTTGAATTATTTTTGAAAAGTATAGAAATATACAAAAgcatttatgtatataattctttattttttatgattgCTGAAAAGATGGTTTATTATTACACTCAATATTTAAGTCCATCATGCATAAGTATGATATGTGAAGCATTTTCTAGACATCGGATTTTCAGCATAGAACATGATAGACTTTTTTGTCATATATCAAAATTAgttgaaaataattttgaaaaGTTTTCTTTAGAACacttatatatcattttatcttcatttaaaaaaatgaacctCTTTTTcgaaaaatgtattattttagtATGTAAAAAGTTTAAGAAACATTTTT
It encodes the following:
- a CDS encoding transcription factor with AP2 domain(s); the encoded protein is MNEYNSINNKSNCHNISVSKGTSRIFKKIKTNNNYNCLPIKKEIHNQPDGNNTRNISDKIISENETKMLINNKNNNSKNNNNKNNNKNNNNNNYALDILKAIEEYEKNEIANSQVHNENIENIKLERNEIDYEKKCYSNDKERSEENKKINNYDKNIQGIKIEEDTIEYKKLKKYDVEKNKVKRLELVIDIEEYNDNTLDNENFLQKDYTKNISSDEKKYYYNNYIFNDDLYNSKLNCLTKTLDFLAKEEHINLNRNLDEKHDNESVCVIEKRTIKNSSSCDEKEISEKINLKDNYVFFNNTEKNKNKLKDKKNTSKRKKMNLSKTNDNDQTEIYKKIKKINNKNDNYNHMNDLEKFSVKSNVNSTTRQNNNNIKKIKNNHNNNNKSINKTSNYYNSRSSSKSDFNMNSNTTSTQNSYSSIYNNDNNNDSCNSSNINHNNDCNDNHKNDFNDNNNNNNNICNNNCNDNSNNSKAPSSNYNKIMNCKNYVNSNNDSTKIHIGIKEEKKYIMKQEEHLENFIKNNRIYNDSGCYVISDDCVIPNYKYEEDDVYVEIIENNNITDGHNNLQDSFEKIKKFCTSSNVITTTNKNKKNNNNDNNKKNDNKKNISLCDEKKDDSENNNRKTPKNRNDDLKKSQNINDNKVEEESKKSTKSKNNKNNKNNKNNKSNKSSDDGYMKDEDQINSIEETNHNTNNNNNNNDCDTMCDANINEKCNRNNTYKENSYINVDGYNGNKKNDTNNDKNNNNNMNNDKPQDECTNKKNVNNSSNNKNYNNDNKNNNNNNNNSNNNHNNNHNNNNNNNNNNNNNNNNNHNNHNNNISYKCDENVFQEFNDFMRKKMWMEKYLHNQINCYDVLLEIRKRVPTWGDYKCNFFFHWKKIMELNNDELKIYVLIFRSLCNENIKKIDFYILKIILNELDELRKVNEPHYVSFEFTKDCINNGETTYVDSSDVYFNMNQFIQPWYMKNFNKSMDINKLLNSLDILENQRKKTYIVHGMEIPEHLFNMYNNTNKNKAKKTQTHRKKNEHGHLHDQLTTHSDVRVNNQVKNNLQKKSQNYIHTDGNKQGKNCRYLKKTNILSNKELNNNMTPNSDNGKAKNMNKNKNINESVKKASTKSCNKNISNNNNNNNKTDNKYEKTSKDCEAKQVNKTLKKNANSTNTNKGKKRTGFYDLEIDGVIASFEARKGVYYDKSRKLWRANWKENGKIQTKGFSVNEYKSVQLARQKAIEWREKKEAELLL
- a CDS encoding serine hydroxymethyltransferase, putative; the encoded protein is MLKVLAKNVRKKNHRYISYYSLRNHSRLKDIDDETYNILKSYKNKNDINLSVVHNIMPRYMKEYLSIDLNPNIFVNNKNIEMLEYIALNSFNLEKKYWGCLVSTTSLNNNNNNKSIDDYFFNKLYGHFLKKECKILRINFCLEQNIENNISSDIMQNIYNVINIQNINEPNYNEMQKISNDFNPDIIYIDESNNPYNIDYDKFIKGIKNKNNKIHNKPIIITNMNNKASLISQNFINSPFTHSDIVFTYFNENFRAHNSFVIFYKKGYKCVNTDGHIIEYDYEKKLKHTFGNAYLNNIFFSFFTSFKLMKNEEFKEYVKQTKENTYTLYKYINRKYFYLQYSQNNNFFNLNPSNCTFNVQEFYLLCNKLNIYFDILKDKSSNQKSFNIGSNYLTTLGLLTHDIKNVAEFFNESVVLYFYLKEKSKLSNMSFIQYIENNSSASDIFSLAVDISSFISSYPSPYTNEAK